A region of the Egicoccus sp. AB-alg2 genome:
GACCTCGCGGTCCGAGGTGAAGTCCTTGCGGGTCAGGCCGGTCTGCTGGTTGCCGGTCATCGCGCCACCTTCCCGTTGCCGTGCCCGGCCGTCGCGGCGAGACCGACGCCGAAGCCGAGCGTGTTGATCGCCTCCACCAGCTCCGCCGACGAGAAGGGCTGGCCGGTGACCCGGTTGTGGCTCTGTACGTCCACGAGCGTGCGAGCCCGCAGCAGCATCGCCAGCTGCCCGGTGTTGTTCTCCGCGCAGACGACCCGCCCGTAGCGCCGCAGGATGTCGGGCAGGTCGTGCGGGAGCGGCGCGAGGTGGCGCAGATGGACCCGCGCGACCTGCTGCCCGCGCTTGCGCAGCTCGTGGCACGCCGCCAGCAGCGGCCCCTCCGTCGAGCCCCAACCGACGACCAGGACGTCGGCCTCGCCGCTGGGATCCTCCACCACCGTCGGCGGCAGTGCCTCGGCGACCTTCTCCACCTTGGCGGCGCGCAGGTCGGTCATGCGCTGGTGGTTGCTGGCCTCGTAGTTGATGTGGCCGGTGACGTCCTCCTTCTCCAACCCCCCGATGCGGTGCTGGAGGCCCGGCGTGCCCGGTACCGCCCACGGTCGGGCGAGGGTCTCCGGGTCGCGCAGGTAGGGCAGGAACTGCCCGTCCTCGCCGTTCGGGGCCGTCGTGAACGACACGCGCAGGTCGGGCAGGTCGTCGATCTCCGGCAGACGCCACGGTTCCGCGGAGTTGGCGAGGTAGCCGTCGGACAGCAGCACGACCGGCGTGCGGTAGATCAGCGCGATCCGGCAGGCCTCGAGGGCGGCGTCGAAGCAGTCGGCGGGCGAACTGGCGGCCACGACCGGCATGGGCGCCTCGCCGTTGCGGCCGTGGAGCACCTGCAACAGGTCGGACTGTTCGGTCTTGGTCGGCAGGCCGGTGGAGGGACCGCCGCGCTGCACGTCGACGACGACCAGCGGCAACTCGGCCGCCAGCGCCAGACCCATCGCCTCGGACTTCAACGCGATGCCCGGGCCGCTGGAGGCCGTGACCGCCAGCGCACCACCGAACGCGGCCCCGATGACCGAGCCGATCGCCGCGATCTCGTCCTCGGCCTGGAAGGTCGACACGCCGAAGTGCTTCTGGCGCGAGAGCTCGTGCAGGATGTCCGACGCGGGGGTGATCGGGTACGAGCCGTAGAAGAGCGGCAGCCCGGAGCGCACGCTGGCGGCGACCAGGCCGTAGGCCAGGGCCTGGTTGCCGGTGATGTTGCGGTAGCGCCCGGGCGCGAGCTTGGCGGCCTTGACCTCGTAGGTGTAGGTGAAGGCCTCGGTCGTCTCGCCGTAGTTGCGCCCGGCGTGCAGGGCCGCCACGTTCGCGCGTGCCAACGCGGGCCGCTTGGCGAACTTGGTCTGCAGCCACTGCTCGGTGTCGTCGAGCGGGCGGTGGAACATCCACGACACGAGGCCGAGCGCGAACATGTTCTTGCAGCGCTCGGCCTCCTTCTTGTTGAGCTCGCCCGCCTCGACCTGCTGCTCCAGCGCCCGCAGCGTCAGGTCGGTGAGCGCGACCTCGTGGACCTGGTAGTCCGTCAGCGAGCCGTCCTCGAGCGGGTTGGTCTCGTACCCGGCCTTCTGCAGGTTGCGCTTCTCGAACGCGTCCTTGTTGACGATCAGCGTCCCGCCGGGCTTGAGCGCCTCGAGGTGCTTGAGCAGGGCCGCCGGGTTCATCGCCACCAGGACGTCGGGCCGGTCGCCCGGGGTGTGGATGTCCTGGTCGGAGAAGTGCAGCTGGAACGAACTGACGCCGGCCAGCGTGCCCGCGGGGGCGCGGATCTCCGCCGGGAAGTCCGGCAGGGTGGCGAGGTCGTTGCCGGCCAGGGCCGACTGGGTCGTGAAGCGGTCTCCCGTCAGCTGCATGCCGTCACCGGAGTCGCCGGCGAAGCGGACGACGGCGTTGGACAGCTGGACACGCTGACGGTTCGCGGTCTGGGTCATGTGCGGTTGTCCTCCCGAGCCGCGACCCCTGGCGGCTCCCGACGCGGCCGCGGCCCCGACAGCCTGCCACCTCGGACGCCGTGCTGCCCAACAGGCCCGCCCGGAAGACCTAGAACGCACGACGCGGCCGCGACCACCACAACGGGCGGCGGTGGTCGGCCGCGTCGGCGTCAGCCGCAGACGCTCTTGAGCAGCGGGTAGGGATTGATGGCCGACCCGCCGCCGGGATGCAGCTCGAAGTGGATGTGCGGGGTGCCGCGGGCGTTGCCGGTGTCGCCGTTGGTCGCCACCTGCTGACCGGCCGACACCCGGGCCCCGTTGCCGACGGTGTGGCTCTGCAGGTGCATGTACCAGTACTGGTTGCCGTCGTCGCCACGCAGGATCGCCCACAGCCCGGCGCTGGGACCGGGGCTCTGGATCGACCACGTGCCGCTGGTGATCGCGCGCACCGGGATCCCGTAGGGCCCCAGGATGTCCGTGCCGCGGTGCGAGCGCCCGCCCGAGCGCGGCGCACC
Encoded here:
- a CDS encoding 2-oxoacid:acceptor oxidoreductase subunit alpha gives rise to the protein MTQTANRQRVQLSNAVVRFAGDSGDGMQLTGDRFTTQSALAGNDLATLPDFPAEIRAPAGTLAGVSSFQLHFSDQDIHTPGDRPDVLVAMNPAALLKHLEALKPGGTLIVNKDAFEKRNLQKAGYETNPLEDGSLTDYQVHEVALTDLTLRALEQQVEAGELNKKEAERCKNMFALGLVSWMFHRPLDDTEQWLQTKFAKRPALARANVAALHAGRNYGETTEAFTYTYEVKAAKLAPGRYRNITGNQALAYGLVAASVRSGLPLFYGSYPITPASDILHELSRQKHFGVSTFQAEDEIAAIGSVIGAAFGGALAVTASSGPGIALKSEAMGLALAAELPLVVVDVQRGGPSTGLPTKTEQSDLLQVLHGRNGEAPMPVVAASSPADCFDAALEACRIALIYRTPVVLLSDGYLANSAEPWRLPEIDDLPDLRVSFTTAPNGEDGQFLPYLRDPETLARPWAVPGTPGLQHRIGGLEKEDVTGHINYEASNHQRMTDLRAAKVEKVAEALPPTVVEDPSGEADVLVVGWGSTEGPLLAACHELRKRGQQVARVHLRHLAPLPHDLPDILRRYGRVVCAENNTGQLAMLLRARTLVDVQSHNRVTGQPFSSAELVEAINTLGFGVGLAATAGHGNGKVAR